One genomic region from Ruegeria sp. TM1040 encodes:
- a CDS encoding PAS-domain containing protein has product MSVTRERPGPVLCNALDILDEGFVLFDRDRKLVFANKSYAAMLGPHAHLLEPGRAMQEIISQAVASGHIRILRGAEQGMPAFLAALGTLDSATIEISVKDGTQREINLTCLEDGHLVAKVKDVTEQRTAEARARTLLNKAIDAVDFGIALTDENDRLVFANQKYREVADPDGALLEPGRHIVEAYSQAIETGVFQLPEGSTAAEILSELQDLIGSAAKGFSLTSSTGREIVGNIYETDLGGKLLTLEDVTDQLRAERLYTDAVGRLPVGVAIEEASGTLSHCNNAFAEPFGHSAEDLMKLSDTERFLSLAPMIQSIAGQDVGTRGVEIFSAAIKKQRDTLQPMEVCFRNGRHFLVERAITEGDGRVVVVTETTALKEAERRSLETLTDTIQSLEEGLVVFDSDAGFLLGNRRWRDLFFGDTSEPAPGERVSMLWQRLVCAGAICTPAGTTPEAYAQQLDQFTQSLGQNETLFLRDGKTLLVSAHRTEQQGFLLTFVDVTEQRRAEAEQREADLLLRKIVDACPANFLVSRVDDGKIIYCPPPSRERFGNITSTLSFFLNAEDRQTYLDALLPTGALDDYRVQFRRADGSIMQGITAARVTEYKGEQVIVSSTRDISDLLAMQEELQQQRDAAHQAEKLSALGELLAGVAHELNNPLSIIVGYAQMLEGRLQDKVLSKRVDRIAEAADRSARIVRAFLAMARQRPTKIEPCSLNDIVLAALDVAGYGMRSSGTEILSELDDDLPLVSGDADQLVQVFSNLIINAEQALAPLGQAGRLTIRSSFDPAQNQSVVEIRDNGPGIPAAIRARIFEPFFTTKDVGKGTGIGLAFSHRIVDAHGGQLDLETTEGEGTRFFVRLGVHDTGRPLKNDPEDDTTP; this is encoded by the coding sequence GTGAGTGTCACCCGGGAGAGACCGGGCCCCGTTTTATGCAACGCCCTCGACATCCTCGATGAAGGCTTTGTGCTCTTTGATCGCGACCGCAAGCTGGTGTTTGCCAACAAGAGCTACGCCGCGATGCTCGGCCCGCATGCACATCTTCTGGAACCAGGCCGCGCCATGCAGGAAATCATCAGCCAGGCAGTCGCAAGTGGCCATATCAGGATCCTGCGCGGCGCAGAGCAGGGCATGCCAGCATTCTTGGCCGCGCTCGGCACACTAGATAGCGCCACGATCGAGATTTCGGTCAAAGACGGCACCCAGCGCGAGATCAACCTGACCTGTCTGGAAGATGGCCACCTTGTCGCCAAGGTCAAAGACGTGACCGAGCAGCGCACGGCAGAGGCGCGCGCACGCACGCTTCTGAACAAGGCGATCGACGCGGTTGATTTTGGGATCGCACTCACCGACGAAAACGACAGGCTTGTCTTTGCCAACCAGAAGTATCGCGAAGTCGCAGATCCCGATGGCGCCCTCCTTGAACCTGGTAGGCACATCGTCGAGGCCTATTCACAGGCCATCGAGACCGGCGTTTTCCAACTGCCCGAAGGTAGCACTGCGGCTGAGATCCTGTCAGAGCTGCAAGACCTGATTGGAAGTGCGGCGAAGGGATTTTCACTCACCAGTTCTACCGGACGCGAGATCGTCGGCAACATCTACGAGACTGACCTCGGAGGTAAGCTGCTGACGTTGGAAGATGTGACCGATCAGTTGCGGGCCGAACGGCTATACACGGATGCGGTTGGGCGGCTGCCGGTTGGCGTCGCCATTGAGGAAGCATCGGGGACGCTGTCCCACTGCAACAACGCCTTTGCCGAACCTTTCGGACATTCCGCAGAAGACTTGATGAAACTCAGCGATACCGAGCGTTTCTTGTCCCTTGCGCCTATGATCCAATCCATCGCGGGACAGGATGTTGGCACGCGCGGAGTCGAAATCTTTAGCGCCGCGATTAAAAAGCAGAGAGACACCCTGCAGCCGATGGAGGTCTGTTTTAGAAACGGGCGCCATTTCCTCGTGGAGCGCGCGATAACCGAGGGCGACGGTCGCGTGGTCGTAGTCACGGAAACCACGGCATTGAAAGAAGCAGAACGACGGAGTCTCGAGACCCTGACCGATACGATCCAGTCCTTGGAGGAGGGGCTTGTCGTCTTTGACAGCGATGCGGGGTTCTTGCTCGGCAACCGGCGCTGGCGGGATCTGTTCTTCGGCGATACTTCCGAGCCCGCCCCCGGCGAGCGGGTCTCGATGCTCTGGCAGCGCCTGGTATGCGCCGGTGCGATCTGCACACCCGCAGGCACCACGCCCGAGGCCTACGCCCAGCAACTCGACCAGTTCACTCAATCACTGGGGCAGAACGAAACTCTGTTTCTGCGCGACGGGAAAACTCTTCTTGTTTCAGCACATAGGACCGAGCAGCAGGGCTTTTTGCTCACCTTCGTGGATGTCACCGAACAAAGACGCGCCGAAGCGGAGCAGCGCGAAGCGGACCTATTGCTGCGCAAGATCGTCGATGCATGCCCTGCCAACTTTCTTGTCTCGCGGGTCGACGATGGCAAGATCATCTATTGCCCTCCGCCGTCGCGCGAACGCTTTGGCAACATCACCTCGACCCTCAGCTTTTTCCTGAACGCAGAAGACCGCCAGACATATCTTGATGCTTTGTTGCCCACTGGCGCGCTTGATGATTACCGCGTCCAGTTTCGCCGCGCCGATGGCTCGATCATGCAGGGCATCACGGCTGCGCGGGTCACCGAATACAAGGGCGAGCAAGTGATCGTCTCCTCTACGCGGGACATCTCTGATCTGCTTGCGATGCAGGAAGAGCTGCAGCAACAGCGTGATGCCGCGCATCAAGCCGAAAAGCTATCAGCGCTGGGGGAGCTGCTCGCTGGGGTTGCCCATGAGCTGAACAATCCACTGTCCATTATTGTGGGATATGCACAAATGCTAGAGGGCCGCCTTCAGGACAAGGTGCTCTCCAAACGCGTGGACCGGATCGCCGAAGCGGCGGACCGCAGTGCGCGGATCGTGCGCGCGTTCCTTGCCATGGCGCGGCAACGCCCAACCAAGATCGAACCGTGCTCGCTCAACGACATCGTACTCGCCGCACTCGATGTTGCTGGATACGGAATGCGCAGCAGCGGGACCGAGATCCTTTCTGAACTTGATGACGACCTGCCCTTGGTTTCGGGGGACGCCGACCAGCTTGTGCAGGTGTTCTCCAACCTCATCATCAACGCTGAACAAGCGCTGGCGCCCCTTGGACAGGCCGGCCGCCTGACGATCCGGTCGTCCTTTGACCCGGCGCAGAACCAATCGGTCGTGGAAATTCGTGACAATGGCCCCGGCATACCCGCCGCGATCAGGGCGCGGATATTCGAGCCCTTCTTCACAACCAAGGATGTCGGAAAAGGCACCGGGATCGGCCTCGCCTTCAGCCACCGGATCGTCGATGCCCATGGCGGCCAGCTGGATCTTGAGACGACCGAGGGGGAAGGCACGCGCTTCTTTGTGCGCCTTGGTGTTCATGACACAGGCAGACCGCTGAAAAATGATCCCGAAGACGACACAACCCCATAA
- a CDS encoding response regulator, with protein MVVDDEETVGELICEMLEDLRCVPTLATDARAALGVLEQDGFDMIVSDFKMPGMNGAEFYDALLNRHPQYADRVGFVTGDALSEDIFRFLSKVGRPHIEKPILRDDLSALLERLTCKGVNG; from the coding sequence CTGGTTGTCGATGACGAAGAAACCGTCGGAGAGCTGATCTGCGAAATGCTCGAAGACCTGCGATGTGTGCCTACGCTCGCGACCGACGCCCGTGCCGCACTCGGGGTGTTGGAGCAGGACGGGTTTGATATGATCGTGAGTGATTTCAAGATGCCCGGCATGAATGGTGCGGAGTTCTACGATGCCCTTCTCAACCGACATCCACAGTATGCGGACAGGGTCGGATTCGTGACCGGCGATGCACTCAGCGAGGACATCTTTCGTTTTCTATCCAAAGTCGGACGACCCCACATCGAAAAGCCAATCCTGCGCGATGACCTCTCCGCGCTCCTTGAGCGCCTGACGTGCAAAGGAGTGAACGGATGA
- a CDS encoding response regulator, with protein MTHAAEAKRILVCDDEHHLREMLSEYLCERGYEVMEAENADAMLAVFNDDTPDVVVLDINMPGTDGLTALRTLRVNSTIPVIMLSAAGEVVDRIVGLEMGADDYLAKPVDLRELEARIKAALRRQGFAGEESAQRDRMTGTVPFGMCRLDLDGAKLFGESGEEIAITSMEFSLLRVFAQNRGRVLNRDQLLEQAHDRGWEHFDRSIDLRISRLRRKIEQNPTKPETIRTVRGIGYIFD; from the coding sequence ATGACGCACGCAGCCGAAGCAAAGAGAATTCTGGTCTGTGACGATGAACATCACCTGCGAGAGATGTTGTCGGAGTACCTCTGCGAAAGAGGTTACGAGGTGATGGAAGCGGAAAACGCCGATGCCATGCTTGCTGTCTTCAACGACGACACCCCCGATGTGGTGGTTCTGGACATCAATATGCCCGGAACGGATGGGCTGACGGCGCTGCGTACGTTGAGGGTCAACTCGACGATCCCGGTGATCATGCTCTCCGCCGCAGGAGAGGTGGTTGATCGGATCGTCGGGTTGGAAATGGGCGCGGATGATTATCTGGCAAAGCCGGTTGACCTGCGCGAGCTTGAGGCGCGCATCAAGGCGGCGTTGCGGCGCCAGGGTTTTGCCGGGGAGGAAAGCGCGCAAAGGGATCGAATGACGGGCACCGTTCCCTTTGGCATGTGTCGTCTAGACCTCGACGGCGCCAAGCTTTTTGGAGAGAGCGGCGAAGAGATCGCTATAACATCCATGGAGTTCAGCCTACTTCGCGTTTTTGCTCAGAACCGGGGACGTGTGCTGAATAGGGATCAATTGCTTGAACAGGCGCATGACCGCGGGTGGGAACATTTTGACCGCTCGATCGATCTGCGGATCTCACGCCTGAGGCGCAAGATCGAGCAAAACCCCACGAAGCCCGAAACCATCCGAACCGTCCGCGGGATCGGCTATATCTTTGACTGA